The following proteins are co-located in the Malus sylvestris chromosome 13, drMalSylv7.2, whole genome shotgun sequence genome:
- the LOC126597093 gene encoding uncharacterized protein LOC126597093 isoform X1: MLWSETVRVSEMMEASGKKKTETDRFTDTVFSWSLEDILDENLYKNQVEEIPKSFQSVQHYFGSYLFPLLEETRAQVHSSMETIYRAPFAEVVAFEEAKPYGKNLYDVKVDYWRNRFSDRGKEPYKTLPGDLFILADAKPETVSDLQRVGRSWAFVSVAKVSENENEDDSTSLSFKVRASKEFEDESSAWKSLVLVFLVNLIPNGRIWKSLNMFGNLKIIKEVLCTDFVPQENYHLRSEMNDDIRDKWLAESLSAGLNESQTGAVVACLEMLHSDSKSGVQLIWGPPGTGKTRATATLLFTLLRMNCRTLICAPTNVAITEVASRVVKMVTEAESNAMFCPLGQILLFGNKERLKVGSDIEDIYMDNRVKRLGECLGPLTGWSSCFASMIGFLEDCVSHYHIFLENEWAKEKGQTKGSEPTEKEYRSDSEVSKGMCKSFLEFFRERFVSTAPPLIYCISTFCTHIGKNYILERNFQNMTSLVGLLDSFESLLFQGNVVSQRLEEIFSGSEVEDVPEPFMDNSFLLYTKRRECLSVLHVLQDSLRGLSLPNFRNQESLMEFCFQRASLIFCTASSSYKLHRVAMDPLTLVVIDEAAQLKECESTIPLQLRGVKHAVLVGDECQLPATVQSNVSDEAGFARSLFERLSLMGHSKHLLNMQYRMHPSISFFPNSNFYYKLLWDAPNVQSRSYEKHYLPGSMFGPYSFINVIGGREEKDEDGRSRKNMVEVAIVLKIIRNVYKKWVVSKEKLSIGVVSPYAAQVVEVQEKIGKKYDKLDGFTVKVKTVDGFQGGEEDIIIMSTVRSSRDQSLEFISKPQRINVSLTRARHCLWILGNERTLSNSESVWEALVFDAKIRQCFFNADEDKDLAKSILEVKKEFEQFDDLLNPDSLLFSNKIWKVLFSDIFLKSFKKLKSIRLKKSVLNLLLKLSGGWRPRKRNVQTISGNSSAMLRQYKVEGLYVVCSIDIVKEKKYIQVLKIWDILPLEDIPKLNNRLESIFHRYTDDFINRCNETCLDGNLEVPNSWPPTLDIPRFKDLSNTEAESDLVGDTADGRSYVENSQVNESLLLMKFYSLSSGVVNHLLSDREGRELDLPFEVTDQEMEIILYQRSTFILGRSGTGKTTVLTMKLFQKEQCFQLAEQGCLSSQNSNVGQSSSASQERTLHQLFVTVSPKLCFAIKQHVLHLKSFACGGSDSAEKSSIDMADFDEEESQFKDIKDSFQDISPKSYPLVITFHKFLMMLDGTLSNSYFDRFLEARTLTHGQLRSSRSVALQTFIRTKEVNYDRFSLSYWPHFNMQLTKKLDASRVFTEIISHIKGGIGAIEAGDGKLSREDYVHLSEGRGSILSKKKRGEIYDIFQAYEKMKMENGEFDLADFVIDLHHRLRHGKFVGDQMDFVYIDEVQDLTMSQIALFKHVSNNVEEGFVFSGDTAQTIARGIDFRFQDIRHLFYKKFVLESRGNEPHERKEKGQISEVKQLTQNFRTHAGVLKLSQSIVELLYRFFPQSIDILVPETSLIYGEAPVVLESGEDENAIVKIFGNSGNDSAHIVGFGAEQVILVRDDDARKEVSKFVGKHALVLTIVECKGLEFQDVLLYNFFGSSPMKRKWSVIYDYMKDQDLLDSTLPQRFQPFSEAKHNILCSELKQLYVAVTRTRQRLWVCENAEEISKPMFDYWKKKCLVQVRQLDDSLAQAMQVASSPEEWKSRGIKLYQEHNYEMATMCFERAGDAYWERRSKAAGLKAIADRMRTSNPEEANTILKEAAEIFDAIGKADSAARCFSDLGEYERAARIYLGKCGDLERAGECFSLAGCYQDAADVYAKGNFFSECLTVCAEGKLFEMGLKYIEYWKEHPVEDTAVATRREGMDKIEQEFLESCAIHYCELKDNRSMMKFVRAFHSINSMRNFLNKNASLDELLLLEEGFGNYLEAVEVAKLKGDILLEADFLEKAGKFREASLRILFYVLANSLWSYGSKGWPIKQFSQKKELLSKAKSCANNESESFYEFVCTEADILLNEQCSLALMKNQMNACERHRSIGGEILLARKILDAHLSSSANKYVWEKESVDDPIKCSEDRISENQVSIHSLMYIWNFWKDKIAYMIECLGCLDTQDFNESQRNGEFCFNYFGVWRLHQNFNPVYVLLISDADWARGLDKRHHGKLVSIDARQLASAARSYWSSELLSVGMKVLDKLYKFPMKNHDPSFSQCWCLIHIREVAVCLLQSKYLKLRDQDTRTLRRFVASSTESVVARIFPLDSRNSVTENMISFRRNDASKNVLKQVIVEYTSSKNTLSLGKIGRLLMVILGSGKLNSELYELVKDLEGNSLWMAFIRILCRDIKPGNASQVPREVSVIWRLHEALVETYRSNWRVNDYISPGCFMYLVERLVTLATCFQGFVITTRSCFVEWLLYQDEDTNLSLMTADVRPSLNEIVGFVIDVVCGCVFNKEDMIEWIKKSSTNWKNDYSPLLLRLVVLLCMVCVNFGKGLHILDDLLGRNDITQLLPWEFYAVLKSRRGRKSPSINVHVLVAAALQKIGNTMVIASFGVNCSRFSCSDAIFVDMKASQSQSRDDIYRKLFPKLPVLQASHAKSVEAAATQSSSRAISEEGKNCKILPSNSGVVEPLETSVGDSQNAGEEHSVSNESNPKSSPADAASGSQHGSSKETGNQGKNNGQNKEVGAASGSQRGSNETGNQGKKKGKNKKPKKKRGRK, from the exons ATGCTGTGGAGTGAGACTGTGAGAGTGAGTGAGATGATGGAGGCTTCAGGCAAGAAGAAGACTGAAACGGACCGTTTCACTGATACCGTGTTTTCTTGGTCACTTGAAGACATTCTCGATGAGAATCTGTACAAGAACCAG GTGGAAGAGATTCCGAAATCATTTCAATCGGTTCAGCATTATTTTGGGTCTTATTTATTCCCCTTGTTGGAGGAAACTAGAGCTCAAGTGCATTCTAGTATGGAAACTATTTACAGAGCACCATTTGCTGAAGTggttgcttttgaagaagcaaAACCGTATGGGAAAAATCTATATGATGTCAAGGTTGATTACTGGAGAAACAGGTTCAGTGATCGCGGAAAGGAGCCATACAAAACATTGCCCGGGGACCTTTTTATCTTAGCAGATGCTAAACCTGAAACTGTTTCTGATTTACAAAGGGTTGGGAGATCATGGGCTTTTGTATCAGTCGCTAAAGTCTCAGAAAACGAGAACGAGGATGATAGTACTTCACTTTCTTTTAAAGTCAGGGCATCAAAGGAGTTTGAAGACGAAAGTAGCGCTTGGAAATCATTGGTTTTGGTATTCCTTGTGAATTTAATCCCTAATGGCAGAATATGGAAATCATTGAACATGTTCGGAAATCTGAAGATTATCAAGGAAGTTCTGTGCACTGATTTTGTG CCTCAGGAAAACTATCACCTTCGTTCTGAAATGAATGATGACATCCGGGATAAGTGGTTAGCTGAGAGTTTATCTGCTGGATTGAACGAGTCACAAACAGGGGCAGTTGTGGCCTGTCTTGAAATGCTGCATAGTGATTCCAAGTCTGGTGTGCAACTTATATGGGGTCCTCCTGGGACAGGAAAAACTAGAGCCACCGCTACTCTGCTTTTTACTCTGTTACGGATGAACTGTAGGACGCTCATTTGTGCCCCAACAAATGTCGCAATAACTGAAGTGGCTTCTCGTGTTGTAAAGATGGTGACTGAAGCAGAGTCTAATGCCATGTTTTGTCCTCTGGGACAAATTCTTCTGTTTGGGAATAAGGAGCGACTCAAAGTTGGTTCAGACATTGAAGATATATATATGGATAACCGTGTCAAAAGGCTTGGCGAGTGCTTGGGGCCGCTGACTGGTTGGAGTAGTTGCTTTGCTTCCATGATCGGTTTTCTTGAAGATTGCGTTTCTCATTACCATATTTTCCTTGAAAATGAGTGGGCCAAAGAGAAAGGACAAACTAAAGGCAGTGAACCGACGGAGAAAGAATACAGAAGTGATAGTGAAGTTAGCAAGGGGATGTGCAAATCgtttcttgaatttttcagAGAGAGATTTGTCTCTACTGCACCACCCCTAATATATTGCATTTCTACCTTCTGCACTCATATAGGCAAAAATTACATATTGGAACGTAATTTCCAAAATATGACTTCACTCGTGGGCCTGCTTGATTCCTTTGAATCATTATTGTTTCAAGGGAATGTTGTTTCTCAGAGACTGGAAGAGATTTTCTCTGGTTCAGAAGTTGAAGATGTGCCTGAGCCATTTATGGATAACTCGTTTCTTTTGTACACGAAGAGAAGAGAATGCCTTTCAGTATTACATGTTCTACAGGATTCTCTTAGAGGGCTTAGTCTTCCAAATTTTCGGAACCAAGAATCTCTGATGGAGTTCTGTTTTCAAAGAGCTTCCTTAATATTTTGCACTGCATCCAGTTCATATAAGCTGCATAGAGTGGCAATGGATCCACTGACCCTTGTTGTTATTGATGAAGCTGCACAATTGAAAGAGTGCGAATCAACTATACCGCTGCAACTTCGAGGTGTGAAGCACGCTGTTCTTGTTGGTGATGAATGTCAGTTACCAGCTACGGTGCAAAGCAAT GTGTCTGATGAAGCTGGGTTTGCAAGAAGCTTGTTTGAGAGGTTGAGCTTAATGGGTCACTCAAAACACCTTCTAAATATGCAATACAGAATGCATCCATCAATAAGTTTCTTCCCAAATTCTAATTTCTATTATAAGCTGCTCTGGGACGCTCCAAATGTTCAAAGTAGAAGCTATGAGAAACACTATCTTCCTGGGTCAATGTTCGGTCCATATTCCTTTATTAATGTTATTGGTGGAAGAGAGGAGAAAGATGAGGATGGACGTAGTCGGAAGAATATGGTTGAGGTTGCCATTGTATTGAAAATAATACGGAATGTGTACAAAA AATGGGTTGTCTCAAAAGAGAAGCTCAGTATTGGTGTGGTATCTCCTTATGCTGCACAGGTAGTTGAAGTTCAggaaaaaattggaaagaagtATGATAAGCTTGATGGCTTTACAGTGAAGGTGAAGACAGTTGACGGGTTTCAGGGCGGGGAAGAAGACATAATTATTATGTCCACTGTACGATCCAGTAGAGACCAATCTCTTGAATTCATATCGAAACCTCAAAGAATTAATGTCTCTCTTACAAGAGCTAG GCACTGTCTCTGGATTTTGGGGAATGAAAGAACGCTATCTAATAGTGAATCTGTTTGGGAGGCCTTGGTCTTTGATGCCAAAATTCGTCAATGCTTTTTTAATGCTGATGAAGACAAGGATTTGGCAAAATCCATATTAGAGGTGAAGAAAGAGTTTGAGCAATTTGATGATTTGCTTAATCCTGACAGCTTACTTTTCAGCAATAAAATATGGAAG gtACTTTTCAGTGATATTTTCCTGAAGTCGTTCAAAAAACTGAAGTCGATCCGTTTGAAGAAGTCAGTGCTTAATCTTCTACTTAAGCTTTCTGGTGGCTGGAGACCAAGAAAGCGAAATGTACAGACTATCAGTGGAAACTCATCAGCAATGTTGAGGCAGTATAAAGTTGAAGGTCTATATGTTGTCTGCTCAATTGACATTGTGAAGGAGAAGAAATACATTCAAGTATTAAAGATTTGGGACATATTGCCTCTAGAGGATATCCCCAAATTGAATAATCGCTTGGAGAGTATTTTCCATAGATATACAGATGATTTCATCAATCGTTGCAATGAGACATGTCTTGACGG TAATTTAGAAGTTCCGAATAGCTGGCCACCCACTTTGGATATTCCCCGGTTTAAGGACCTGAGCAACACTGAGGCTGAGAGTGACTTAGTTGGTGACACTGCTGATGGTAGAAGTTATGTTGAGAATTCACAGGTCAACGAGAGTTTATTGCTCATGAAATTTTACTCATTGTCATCTGGTGTTGTGAATCACTTGCTGTCTGACCGCGAGGGTAGAGAGTTAGATCTTCCATTTGAAGTTACTGACCAGGAAATGGAGATTATCCTTTATCAGAGAAGTACCTTTATACTTGGAAGGTCGGGAACAGGGAAAACCACTGttttaaccatgaaattgtTTCAAAAAGAACAATGTTTTCAGTTGGCAGAGCAAGGATGCCTTAGTAGTCAAAATAGCAATGTTGGGCAGAGTTCTTCAGCTTCTCAGGAAAGAACTCTACACCAGCTTTTTGTGACCGTGAGTCCTAAGCTATGTTTTGCCATCAAGCAACATGTTCTACACTTGAAAAG TTTTGCATGTGGTGGAAGTGATTCGGCTGAGAAAAGTTCGATTGATATGGCTGATTTTGATGAAGAGGAGTCTCAATTCAAGGATATCAAGGATTCATTTCAGGATATTTCTCCCAAATCTTACCCTCTTGTTATAACATTTCATAAGTTCTTGATGATGCTTGATGGAACGCTGAGTAATTCATACTTTGATAGATTCCTCGAGGCTCGGACACTTACTCACGGTCAATTGAGAAGCTCAAGATCGGTTGCATTGCAGACGTTTATAAGGACAAAGGAGGTAAATTATGATAGATTCAGTTTGTCTTACTGGCCCCATTTCAATATGCAGTTAACGAAGAAGCTTGATGCTTCCAGAGTCTTCACAGAGATAATATCTCATATTAAAGGTGGTATTGGAGCCATAGAAGCAGGTGATGGTAAACTCAGCCGGGAGGATTATGTTCACCTGTCAGAGGGCCGGGGTTCCATTTTAAGCaagaaaaagagaggagaaATATACGATATTTTTCAAGCTTACGAAAAAATGAAGATGGAAAATGGTGAATTTGATCTGGCTGATTTTGTAATTGATCTTCACCATCGTCTCAGGCATGGAAAATTTGTGGGTGACCAAATGGAttttgtttatattgatgaGGTTCAGGATCTCACAATGAGTCAAATTGCTCTGTTTAAACATGTGAGCAACAATGTTGAAGAAGGCTTTGTCTTTTCTGGTGATACAGCACAAACAATTGCCAGGGGTATTGATTTCCGGTTCCAAGATATACGGCATCTCTTTTACAAGAAGTTTGTGTTGGAATCTAGAGGGAATGAGCCTcacgaaagaaaagaaaagggacaAATATCAGAAGTTAAACAATTGACTCAAAACTTCCGTACCCATGCTGGTGTATTGAAGTTATCACAGAGCATTGTTGAGCTACTTTATCGTTTTTTCCCCCAATCTATTGATATTTTGGTACCTGAAACCAGTCTGATATATGGGGAAGCTCCGGTAGTGCTTGAATCCGGAGAAGATGAAAATGCAATCGTAAAAATATTTGGGAATAGTGGAAATGATAGTGCACATATAGTTGGCTTCGGCGCAGAGCAAGTTATTTTGGTCCGTGATGATGATGCTAGGAAAGAAGTTTCCAAATTTGTTGGGAAGCATGCTCTTGTTCTGACCATAGTGGAATGCAAGGGGCTTGAATTCCAG GATGTACTCTTATACAACTTTTTTGGCTCATCACCAATGAAAAGGAAATGGAGCGTGATATATGATTATATGAAGGACCAAGATTTACTTGACTCCACATTGCCCCAACGCTTTCAACCGTTCAGTGAAGCCAAACACAACATCTTATGCTCTGAACTCAAACAATTATATGTTGCCGTTACTCGGACAAGACAGAGGTTGTGGGTTTGCGAGAATGCAGAAGAGATTTCCAAACCAATGTTTGACTATTGGAAGAAGAAATGTCTTGTACAAGTTAGGCAACTGGATGATTCCCTTGCACAAGCAATGCAAGTTGCAAGCAGCCCCGAGGAGTGGAAATCACGAGGCATTAAG CTATACCAGGAACATAACTATGAAATGGCCACAATGTGCTTTGAAAGAGCTGGTGATGCTTATTGGGAAAGAAGGTCCAAAGCTGCTGGCCTTAAAGCTATCGCTGATCGTATGCGGACTTCAAATCCTGAAGAGGCCAATACCATTCTTAAAGAAGCTGCTGAGATATTTGATGCTATAGGCAAGGCAGATTCCGCAGCTAGATGTTTTTCTGatttgggagagtatgaaagaGCAG CTAGGATTTATTTGGGTAAATGTGGTGACTTGGAAAGAGCTGGAGAATGTTTTTCTCTGGCAGGATGCTATCAAGATGCTGCGGATGTGTACGCTAAAGGCAATTTTTTCTCCGAGTGTCTCACTGTTTGTGCCGAAGGAAAGCTATTTGAAATGGGTTTGAAATACATCGAATATTGGAAGGAGCATCCAGTAGAGGACACTGCTGTGGCCACAAGAAGAGAAGGAATGGATAAAATTGAGCAGGAATTTCTGGAGAGCTGCGCAATTCACTATTGCGAGTTGAAAGATAACAGATCCATGATGAAGTTTGTTAGAGCTTTTCATTCTATAAATTCAATGCGAAACTTTTTGAATAAGAACGCTAGTCTTGATGAGCTGCTTCTGTTGGAAGAAGGATTTGGAAACTATCTTGAGGCCGTAGAAGTAGCAAAACTGAAAGGCGATATTCTACTCGAAGCTGATTTCCTTGAAAAGGCTGGCAAGTTCAGAGAGGCATCGTTGCGTATTCTATTCTATGTGCTTGCAAACTCTCTTTGGTCATATGGCAGCAAGGGGTGGCCTATTAAGCAGTTTTCACAGAAGAAGGAGCTTTTATCAAAAGCCAAGTCGTGTGCTAACAATGAGTCTGAAAGCTTTTATGAGTTTGTTTGCACTGAGGCAGACATTTTATTAAATGAGCAGTGTAGCTTGGCTCTgatgaaaaaccaaatgaatgCCTGCGAGAGACATAGGAGTATTGGAGGTGAAATTTTGTTGGCTCGAAAAATACTGGATGCTCATCTTTCTTCAAGTGCCAATAAGTACGTGTGGGAAAAAGAATCGGTTGATGATCCGATAAAGTGTTCAGAAGACAGGATATCTGAGAACCAGGTTTCTATACATTCGTTGATGTACATCTGGAACTTTTGGAAGGATAAAATTGCTTACATGATTGAATGTCTTGGATGCCTTGATACCCAAGATTTTAATGAATCCCAAAGGAATGgagaattttgttttaattactTTGGAGTATGGAGGTTGCATCAGAATTTTAATCCAGTCTATGTGCTACTGAtttctgatgctgattgggctcgAGGCCTGGACAAAAGACATCATGGGAAGTTGGTCTCCATTGATGCTCGCCAGCTTGCTTCAGCAGCTCGGAGTTATTGGAGTTCAGAATTGCTCTCAGTTGGCATGAAGGTTCTGGACAAACTTTACAAGTTTCCAATGAAGAATCATGATCCATCGTTCTCCCAATGCTGGTGTCTTATCCATATCCGTGAGGTCGCAGTATGTCTTTTGCAATCAAAATATTTGAAGCTAAGGGATCAAGATACTAGGACGCTGCGGAGGTTTGTTGCTTCTTCGACTGAGAGTGTTGTTGCTCGAATATTTCCCTTGGATTCAAGGAATTCCGTGACAGAGAATATGATTTCCTTTAGAAGAAATGATGCTTCAAAGAATGTCCTGAAACAAGTAATAGTTGAGTATACCAGCTCGAAGAACACGCTGTCTCTTGGGAAAATTGGAAGGCTTCTAATGGTCATTCTGGGGTCTGGTAAGCTGAATAGTGAACTGTATGAGCTTGTGAAAGATCTGGAGGGCAACTCACTATGGATGGCGTTTATCAGGATTCTCTGTAGGGATATTAAACCGGGAAATGCCAGTCAAGTACCGAGAGAGGTGTCAGTTATATGGAGGTTACATGAAGCTTTAGTTGAAACTTATAGGTCTAACTGGAGGGTTAATGATTACATATCGCCTGGTTGCTTTATGTACCTTGTAGAGCGCCTTGTGACTTTGGCAACTTGCTTTCAAGGTTTTGTTATCACTACACGCTCCTGTTTTGTGGAATGGCTTCTATACCAAGATGAAGACACCAACTTGAGTCTCATGACGGCCGATGTGCGACCATCTTTGAATGAGATTGTTGGTTTTGTGATTGATGTGGTTTGTGGCTGCGTTTTCAACAAGGAAGATATGATTGAATGGATCAAAAAGTCCAGCACAAATTGGAAGAACGATTATTCACCACTCTTGCTGAGATTGGTTGTGCTGCTTTGCATGGTTTGTGTGAACTTTGGGAAGGGTCTACATATACTGGATGATTTGCTGGGGAGGAACGATATCACTCAACTTCTTCCGTGGGAGTTTTATGCTGTCCTTAAAAGCAGGAGGGGCCGCAAATCCCCAAGCATAAATGTGCATGTGCTAGTAGCTGCTGCTCTTCAGAAGATCGGAAATACTATGGTAATTGCTAGTTTTGGGGTCAATTGTTCAAGGTTCTCATGTTCAGATGCCATCTTTGTGGACATGAAGGCCAGCCAGTCCCAGTCCAGGGATGACATCTATAGAAAATTGTTTCCTAAGCTTCCCGTCCTGCAAGCTTCACACGCTAAATCTGTTGAAGCAGCAGCTACTCAATCTAGCAGTCGTGCCATTTCTGAGGAGGGGAAGAATTGTAAGATTTTGCCTTCAAACTCTGGTGTGGTGGAACCATTAGAGACTAGTGTTGGGGACAGTCAAAATGCAGGTGAGGAACATTCTGTATCGAACGAGTCAAATCCAAAGTCTTCGCCCGCGGATGCTGCTTCTGGATCCCAGCATGGCAGCAGTAAGGAAACTGGAAACCAGGGGAAGAACAATGGTCAGAACAAGGAAGTCGGTGCCGCCTCTGGATCCCAACGTGGCAGCAATGAAACTGGAAACCAGGGGAAGAAAAAGGGCAAGAACAAGAAACCCAAGAAGAAAAGAGGCAGAAAGTAG